Proteins encoded by one window of Mercenaria mercenaria strain notata chromosome 4, MADL_Memer_1, whole genome shotgun sequence:
- the LOC128545847 gene encoding uncharacterized protein LOC128545847 encodes MSDDEKFDGVMLNMATQLEGGVPEKGRGRKYRAYSAEDLARAYKLVKEKAYAVQTAADACGVPEATLRDRVKGKVKISIKRSGPPPILGLAEEGKLVDYFHLMSSFGYSYSRTDIINLASDYAILLGKREPSDGLTHQWYYKFLERWPHVETSRASGTKKQFEKATSSDCLSRYFLMLQELMNQHNLMNKPDSIFIVDEVLIDLEKSPPSVYSWRNNMKWEKYQKGIDPSMTIIASGNASGARLPAFFIFPGKTVSSESIEDCSPGTGATCSDDGTTNCNVFQLYLENHFLKFIERKDNSEAILVLYDGFRSHMSPTLIEMYKAQNVHLFPIPPSGSQCLVHMNRGIFGEIETKFADECYDFIEAEVERSLHSNICVVASKAYNEAVMEGNLKSVFQRYGLHPFKPQIVNKRIDLTLPPPEPPGIKRDRMVVVTPLPQKTTRRSSKRKAVKKKVDVEDLEEIDSQLIENRKKKKMMPNKRMNYSNRRKSAKAMAKKRERELAESKPTLKLKFVRDISGKGKRGRKPKVRDDDNEESETEYETETDYEIEEMLSSEDEDDQAEENAQRTVDIAIQREHFESALREELLSTHGLYFDGTQRERFEREFARVKNEIESQEVQSETGVQDGEVVEEGIVDHSQVTHEIIDQSEVHNSLVKEEKIIYTEEASSTEDNIETGPTVVIESVEEEIPQSEKCCVCNKYNPEFPDSGYVMEFATWGKCDYEGCQHWTHLKHCCNVKVLRRHDIFYCPCHNQV; translated from the exons atgtCAGACGACGAAAAGTTTGATGGGGTTATGTTAAATATGGCCACCCAGCTTGAAGGTGGCGTCCCAGAA AAAGGTCGTGGTAGAAAATACAGAGCATACTCAGCAGAAGACTTGGCCAGAGCTTACAAACTTGTTAAAGAGAAGGCATATGCCGTTCAGACTGCTGCCGACGCTTGTGGGGTTCCAGAAGCCACTTTAAGAGACAGAGTAAAGGGTAAAGTGAAAATCAGTATTAAAAGGTCTGGGCCACCACCTATACTAGGCCTGGCAGAAGAAGGTAAACTAGTGGACTACTTTCACCTGATGTCTAGTTTCGGGTATTCATACTCCAGAACTGATATAATAAATCTTGCCTCAGATTATGCAATTTTACTTGGCAAGCGAGAGCCAAGTGATGGTCTAACACATCAGTGGTATTACAAATTCCTGGAAAGATGGCCGCATGTAGAGACAAGTCGGGCGTCTGGCACAAAGAAGCAGTTTGAGAAAGCAACCTCTTCTGATTGTCTCAGTAGGTACTTTCTGATGTTGCAAGAGCTTATGAATCAACATAATTTGATGAACAAGCCGGATTCGATTTTTATAGTGGATGAAGTACTGATAGATCTGGAAAAGAGTCCACCGTCAGTGTATTCCTGGAGAAATAACATGAAATGGGAGAAGTACCAAAAAGGTATAGATCCAAGTATGACAATAATTGCAAGTGGTAATGCATCTGGTGCAAGATTACCAGCTTTCTTTATATTTCCCGGGAAGACTGTGAGTTCCGAATCAATCGAGGATTGTTCTCCAGGGACTGGAGCTACCTGCAGCGACGATGGTACGACTAACTGTAACGTCTTTCAGCtgtatcttgagaaccactttctCAAATTTATTGAGAGGAAGGACAATTCGGAAGCAATCCTGGTTCTGTATGATGGCTTCCGCTCTCACATGTCTCCAACTCTTATTGAAATGTACAAAGCACAAAATGTTCATTTATTCCCCATACCGCCTAGTGGGTCACAGTGTCTTGTGCATATGAACAGAGGAATCTTTGGtgaaattgaaacaaagtttGCAGATGAGTGTTATGATTTCATTGAAGCAGAAGTTGAAAGGTCATTGCATTCAAACATTTGTGTAGTTGCTAGTAAAGCATATAATGAGGCAGTAATGGAAGGAAATTTGAAAAGTGTATTCCAAAGATATGGACTGCATCCGTTCAAACCACAGATTGTTAACAAGAGAATTGACTTGACTCTTCCACCACCAGAGCCACCTGGCATTAAAAGAGACAGGATGGTTGTTGTAACTCCACTGCCTCAGAAAACAACAAGAAGGTCTAGCAAGCGAAAGGCAGTTAAAAAGAAAGTAGATGTAGAGGATCTTGAGGAAATAGATTCTCAGTTGATTGAaaacaggaaaaagaaaaaaatgatgccTAATAAAAGAATGAATTACAGCAACAGAAGAAAGAGTGCAAAGGCGATGGCTAAAAAGAGAGAAAGGGAATTGGCAGAGTCGAAGCCCACCTTGAAATTGAAATTTGTAAGGGACATCAGTGGTAAAGGCAAAAGAGGCAGAAAACCTAAAGTAAGAGACGATGACAATGAGGAATCAGAAACAGAATATGAAACAGAGACTGATTATGAAATCGAAGAAATGCTGTCAAGTGAGGATGAAGATGATCAAGCTGAAGAAAATGCACAAAGAACTGTAGACATTGCCATACAAAGAGAACACTTTGAGAGTGCTCTAAGAGAGGAGTTACTGAGTACACATGGACTATACTTTGATGGAACACAGAGAGAAAGATTTGAAAGGGAGTTTGCcagagtgaaaaatgaaattgaaagccAGGAAGTGCAAAGTGAAACTGGAGTTCAGGATGGAGAAGTAGTGGAAGAAGGTATTGTTGACCATAGTCAGGTCACACATGAAATAATTGACCAAAGTGAGGTGCACAACAGCTTGGTTAAAGAAGAGAAAATAATATACACTGAAGAAGCATCTTCCACGGAGGACAATATTGAAACTGGACCAACTGTAGTAATAGAGAGCGTGGAAGAGGAGATACCACAGTCAGAGAAATGCTGTGTGTGCAATAAGTACAACCCAGAGTTTCCAGACAGTGGGTATGTCATGGAGTTTGCTACATGGGGGAAGTGTGACTATGAGGGATGTCAGCACTGGACTCACTTGAAACATTGCTGTAATGTAAAAGTCCTGAGACGTCATGATATATTTTACTGCCCCTGTCACAACCAAGTGTAA